From the genome of Atribacterota bacterium, one region includes:
- the dhaL gene encoding dihydroxyacetone kinase subunit DhaL encodes MNTCLKEELFKVLEGMCRVIVENEEYLNNLDSVIGDAEHGSNLKKAMEEALRNVQASEENSFELIESFGKAMIHSGCGSGPLLFGIVIRTIGHSLKQLGSFSPSNVAQALREALDEVKAKGNSKVGDKTMVDALEPAVYAFEQTASQGKSLLEAFNAATKAAKQGMLSTIALVGKRGRGSYLGERGVGHQDPGATSVYILFKCISQILARKE; translated from the coding sequence TTGAACACTTGTTTGAAAGAAGAACTGTTCAAAGTTTTAGAAGGAATGTGCCGAGTAATAGTTGAAAACGAGGAATACTTGAACAATTTGGATAGTGTCATAGGAGATGCTGAACATGGCTCAAATCTCAAAAAAGCTATGGAAGAAGCATTACGAAATGTTCAAGCCTCGGAAGAAAATTCTTTCGAGCTCATCGAGTCCTTTGGCAAGGCCATGATCCACTCCGGGTGTGGCTCTGGTCCTCTCCTCTTTGGAATCGTCATACGGACTATTGGGCATTCTCTTAAGCAGTTGGGATCCTTTAGTCCCTCAAATGTCGCGCAAGCTCTTCGAGAAGCGCTTGATGAAGTAAAAGCAAAGGGTAATTCAAAAGTCGGCGATAAGACGATGGTCGACGCACTCGAACCAGCTGTGTATGCTTTTGAACAAACAGCATCTCAAGGAAAATCCTTGCTCGAAGCTTTTAATGCAGCTACCAAAGCAGCTAAACAGGGAATGCTCTCTACAATTGCTTTAGTTGGAAAAAGAGGGCGAGGGTCATACCTTGGAGAAAGGGGGGTGGGACACCAAGATCCCGGTGCAACGTCGGTGTACATCTTATTCAAATGCATCTCTCAAATTCTAGCTAGAAAGGAGTGA
- the dhaK gene encoding dihydroxyacetone kinase subunit DhaK: protein MKKLINEPKEVVTEMLQGMVKAHPQLISLLPKTQVVVRTQAKEKGKVAVISGGGSGHEPAHAGFVGKGLLDAAIAGSVFAAPSFNDVLAALKHCGNPGGVLFVVKNYTGDRMLFDMATEEASSMGIPTRQIVVADDVAIAEVSKRRGVAGTIFVHKIAGAAAEMGKSLDEVHALAERASISIRSMGIALTPCTIPGNPKPNFDLAEDEIEFGIGIHGEAGIRREKIRPVRHLVEKILSHIFSDLPLEACDEVVVLVNGMGATPIMELYIAFQNVAEMLASKKITVYRSFVGEFMTSLDMAGFSITLFKVDEELKTLLDYPCHAPAWIQPFS, encoded by the coding sequence TTGAAAAAGCTAATCAACGAGCCAAAGGAGGTTGTTACGGAAATGCTCCAAGGTATGGTAAAAGCACATCCTCAGCTCATTTCGCTCTTGCCCAAAACCCAGGTAGTAGTTCGAACACAAGCAAAAGAGAAAGGCAAAGTCGCGGTTATCAGCGGAGGTGGAAGTGGTCACGAACCAGCTCACGCCGGTTTCGTAGGAAAAGGACTTTTGGATGCAGCCATAGCCGGATCAGTTTTTGCTGCTCCATCCTTTAACGATGTGCTAGCAGCCCTAAAGCATTGTGGAAACCCAGGAGGGGTACTATTCGTGGTGAAAAACTATACTGGGGACCGCATGCTCTTTGACATGGCTACTGAAGAAGCTTCTAGTATGGGGATTCCAACAAGGCAAATTGTGGTTGCCGATGACGTGGCTATTGCGGAAGTTTCGAAACGGCGAGGCGTTGCGGGAACAATATTTGTGCACAAAATCGCTGGAGCGGCAGCAGAAATGGGGAAATCCCTTGATGAAGTGCACGCACTCGCTGAAAGAGCGTCTATCTCGATACGCAGTATGGGTATTGCCCTTACGCCGTGTACTATTCCAGGTAACCCTAAGCCAAACTTCGATCTTGCCGAAGATGAAATTGAATTCGGCATCGGCATCCACGGTGAAGCAGGCATTCGTCGAGAGAAAATTCGTCCTGTTCGGCACCTTGTGGAAAAGATCTTAAGCCATATTTTTAGCGATCTCCCCCTAGAAGCCTGCGATGAAGTAGTGGTGCTTGTGAATGGAATGGGAGCAACGCCAATCATGGAGCTTTACATCGCTTTCCAAAACGTAGCTGAAATGCTTGCTTCCAAAAAAATTACTGTGTATCGAAGTTTTGTGGGAGAATTTATGACTTCCTTAGACATGGCTGGCTTTTCGATCACTCTATTTAAAGTGGACGAGGAACTCAAAACCCTCCTTGATTATCCATGCCATGCTCCAGCCTGGATTCAACCTTTCTCATAA
- a CDS encoding cupin domain-containing protein: MLLQELCKIGSRIKQERLKYGLTLEEVAKATGLSAGFLSLLENGKINPSVKSLVRLCSFFSIHLASLFEEESNDQVVFLFPKEKQIEINLDKNQTIRFLFPKKSFIEPVLVTLQPHFVTQDFTTHKGIEFGYVIEGTIEVHIKDYGVIKCHEGDSIIYSSETPHKLQNSTDKVAIGLWIGLPFANSGTSEILMKGVKNA, encoded by the coding sequence ATGTTGCTTCAAGAGCTGTGTAAAATCGGAAGTCGAATCAAACAGGAACGATTGAAGTACGGCTTGACTCTGGAGGAAGTAGCAAAAGCTACTGGTCTCTCCGCTGGGTTCTTAAGTCTCTTAGAAAACGGGAAAATTAATCCTTCGGTTAAAAGTTTGGTGCGCCTCTGCTCATTCTTCTCAATCCACTTAGCAAGCCTTTTTGAAGAAGAAAGCAACGATCAGGTTGTTTTTTTGTTTCCTAAAGAAAAGCAAATCGAAATCAACCTAGACAAAAATCAAACTATTCGTTTCCTCTTCCCTAAAAAAAGTTTTATCGAACCTGTCTTAGTGACTCTTCAACCTCACTTCGTAACGCAGGACTTCACCACACACAAAGGCATTGAGTTTGGTTACGTTATCGAAGGAACCATTGAAGTTCACATTAAAGATTATGGTGTTATCAAGTGTCACGAAGGCGACTCAATCATTTATAGCTCTGAAACTCCTCATAAATTACAGAATTCTACAGACAAGGTAGCAATTGGTCTTTGGATCGGTTTGCCTTTCGCCAATTCTGGTACAAGTGAAATACTAATGAAAGGAGTGAAAAACGCTTGA